DNA sequence from the Bombus huntii isolate Logan2020A chromosome 7, iyBomHunt1.1, whole genome shotgun sequence genome:
ATTAGGCgaaaacataatattttatcaacacaagttatgttatttaataaaaaatgggAAATCGAAAGTATAGGACATCTTTCGATGTCTTTCTGGAAATTCAATCGATACATATCTATATTTAAAACGATTTTATTAGTATTAAGTTATCTCTGTTTTTCAAAtagttgaaagaaaaataaagtacTTGTTGATATCCACATGCCAAATTTCCTCTAATAGCAGACGAATCAAATTGCAAATGATGATCAAagtaattaaacaaaaaatttaaatataaactaTTTTTACAAATAGGAATGTACACATGTTCGggattatataaaatattttcaattaagaACTTCTGATTAATAGAGAGGTTATATTCACCTGGCCGTCTAACATTTACATCGGGGCTAAGTGTATGCTTTAAATATTCACTGAGTGTAAGCAAGTTGTCATCGGTGAGTTCCATAATGGCTTGTTGTAAAAATTCTGTATACTCTcaattcgaaaaaatatgaaatcttcagaaaaatatcttgaaacaaCGCAATACACCGGCTTTtgataaattcaattttctaaCCAATGATCGTTGCCTGTTGGCGTTAGCGCTTTCTACAATGGTTTACGCGGGAAACGTTTTTGTTGAAACCAAGCgggataatatattttattttatttgtgtaGGTTATGATAGTAAAAAATTTCTCTGCAAGGAAaggataaattaaaaatgacaattGGAATAAATCATGGATGTACGgtttattaaaattcacattaatcctttttttttttttttagtaagaAATGAGATTTATTGAGGTtgaaaaatcgataaatttgcgtttgattaattattaaacttTAGATTGCATGATAATTTTCgtacaattattataattcaaCGTTACttgtttatgtattttttaagaatGACATTTTATATCTAATTTAAAAAGGTAGAAAATAGGAATGAACTCTTTAAGTTCGAGGTTTTAAGTAAAACATTTAAGATTCGTAAGCTTCATGTTTTATGACAAGCAATAATTGTATCCAAAAACTGCAAGGTATGGatggtgaaaataaataaataaataaataaaataaataataaataataaatacaaatattaaatgtattttacaattaatagaaaaattaacatttaagccgaatatttaatttatattcctattttatattattattctatttcaaaatataggGTATAATGGTATAAATAAAACAGTTTTAATCtttatattaatgtattttattattgcagtataatagtaatatatattaacttaTATTAGTAATCACTTATTTTGAACATTATTAAGTATCATTCTCTTCTGTTTAATTTCATTCTCCAGCTTTCTTAGCATATTTTGAGCACatgtaatttgtaataatttataagtattaattGTCCTATATATAGCATTTAAGAGACACACAATTATTGAGAATATACctaaattgataattatagCAAAAATTAATTGCGCTTACGTTATATTCGTCAAAACGAAATTAACTTTCGATGCTGTTTCAGTTTCTTCAGAGTTTGATATTGTTTCTAGGTTTGATAATTTTTCTGCAAACGTTGGCAATTCGTTATACATTTGTTGATACTGCTTTTGAAATTCTTCAATTTTATCacgtaaatttttatttgtctatgaaaaggatactaattatttattatatattcacAATTATAAGATACAATATATTTACGATGcagaatatatataaatgaacGTACATATTCTGTCTGTGCATGCAGAAAATTGTTTGTATACCTTATGCCTTTAATTCGAAATTTATCgctgaaaataaagaaaacttCTCATGTCaatgattttttattcattaaagTAAACAATTTCTTTAGAAAGAAAATCAAACCATTGTTTCGTGAAATATGTTGTtctttttgttattaaatCTTTCAATTCTTGTTGTTTAAGATCAATCACATTTGTAGCCTTCGATATTGCTTTTTTAAGACTAGCTTCTTTTTTTTGAAGTTCCAAATATTTCACCTGACCTGCCCAAATGTTCATCGATAAAGTAGACAAATGTGAGTTCCAGTAATATCGATCCTTTTTCTGTTTGCCATTCGTTTCTTCTAACTCAGTGAACTTTCAACGAAAGAATAAAATGTATAGTCAGTTATTAATAAACTCAACtttatttcttacaaatggaaaataaaaatgaatgaaTAAAACGACTACCTGtttaattagataattaattCGATCTACTTGGTTAGTAAATTCTTCGTAAATATCTTCCATTTTCTTCGAAGATTCAGtcatattttgttattttattaatataatttaagccTTTCAATCTACTAGATGATCCAtcaaattttttgaatttttatctaTGCTTATCTGTTGAAAAGATGTTATAGCTACAAAAAGTACGTCTGTCGAGACCTCTATAGAGAAAACATCAAATTACATGcatatctatatatatgtttgtatgtatgtaatcgtatgttatgtattatattaaatattatgtatgtaGACTATATAAACAAATCTCGATATTCGCTAGGGAAAACCGATTGAAAATTGAGTCGTGACTAGTTGCGAAAAATCAACATGGATGACAAGGAAGTCGTCGTTCTACGCATGcgtgatatgttataaatatttcaaacaaaaacAGAGATATTCTACTCATCTCTGTCTGTTTTGCAAGAACGACGGCTTTAGTGACCTTCCATGTTGATCTTTTATGACTAGACCTGACTCAATTTTCGAACGGTTCTCCCTAGCGCGTATCGAGACCTATTTATATGATCGTGAACGAGGTAGAGATAATATCAGAAAggaaatttcttctttgataACACATATGTTAggttaaaaatgtttttaaatgttcataaacatatttttaagaCATGGTCTAATCATacttatatacataaatatggGATATGCAAATTAtgatttccaaattttttttatcatttttaattttaaataatttatttattatagatatataacttttatcattaaaaaaagtaaataaataaataaatatatatatatatatatatatatatatatatatatatatatatatatatatatatatatatatatatatatatagagagagagagagagagagagagagagagagagagagagagagagagagagagagagagagagagaaagagccaCTAATACGAATCGAATTGTTATTAATGTTCAAAAGACATCAAATACTATTGAAACGATGCAAATCACGGCATTGTACCAAACTTGTCAAACAATCGGATTACGTTCAGCTGTGCGATTAGTAATTAAAACGTTTGCGTCATCAGACGAATGCTATTTATGAATATGAATCTATGCATCTTTCCAAATATAGGGAACGTGTaatttagaattttaatttatgtacGTATTATAAATCGTAAACGATTGATCATTTTCACAACGATATTTTTAACTTCATTTCGGTCGGTAGTATGTAATACTTGAAAGATTCTCGACTaaattcttctcttcttcccGTGAAAATCAAATCAAAActgaaatatgtatttttgtaaTCTGTACATGGTAAGGTTTAGTGATATATGAGTAGAATAATCATTTTTTTCAGTTTGTATTTCATttatgaaattagaaaaaatgttcttctatttaagtaatataaaatggtaagtaataaaatgtacaattttatatggtgaaaattttaacaaaaataatagGAATAACGTCGTTACATAAATAGCGATTTATTTAAGTATTTTGAAGTGATAATTGTATGTGTAAATGAAAgtaatattattgtaaataattatattacactAAATTCACATTAGTTACAATTATCAATCGTTTAAAAATagtactttttattattaataatactttaaattatatttaattttataataagaaaaagaaagcaatGTTAATAAAGTGATATAAACaacaacgatatttatttatctaaacATGAGAGCAAAATCGATAAAGAATAACGACCAAAAGAgtacattaattttatagtcACTAAAACTCTTCAATTGGGACTCGAAAATCCAGTTTCTCCGATGACGTCTAATCTAATTATTGAATATAACAAGGAAGGTTCCATATTCTCTAAAATTATAAGTCGATAAAAATCACGAATGAAAATCAAAGTTTTTTATTAATTGCTAATTAACATTTCATTTCCTCTAATCATAATTTTGTCGTTATTAAgagattaaaatttctttaatcaGTCAAAACTGCAgttggaaattaattatttacctATTAAATATCTATAACACGAAAAGCtttatatttgtttgaaaaaactttttttaaaaatcttttatttaaagACCGTGAAAATATTACACGAATAAGAATTATATGCgaaaattggaatttttcatTAGTTACTAATTGATActgttaaataaatttcaaatgatTATTATTCTTGTAACGTCGCATCTTTGAtgaaaagatttttttttctttttaagacgcttgaaattttacgtaaaatttatttcagcTGTGCAGATAttcacaaaattaatattgacAAAGTTAAAATATTGTTAGATTTTTCCAATAATACGCTTTTTCAGAgagatttctttttaaaaaataagttttttcttaaaaaattataaatgtgGAATTAAGCCGATATAAGATGCAATAATTCAAAAAACaacaatattattgaatttacTCGACTTGGACCTTCTTACgcaataatttatcaatttataaCATTAGTAAATTGACAGGTTagaagtaatacgttatagatTTCTTTTTCACGATCTTACAATCTTGAACAGTGTAACTAGATAACTAGTAATTTGTAAAGTTTACTTTTAACGttccattaattttattatcaaacatGTTATTATTATGcaaaagaatttattaatactaatGGCTCGAAATTTCTAACAGCTGCAACTTATAAAGtttcgttaataataataatattagcgAAATGACAAGTTACGAGTTATAGGTTAtagatttctttttataactCTACGTCAACTAGGATAACTGTACTTCTGTTAtgataatataacaataaagAAAATTGATTAGAAATGCTAATAACTTGTGAAGTAACATTTCACTAATAATATCAATGGAATAGTGGTAGAGGGCTCTGATTCGATTAAAAAATCGAATTGGAAGCTCGAGGGTTTTGTACCGcatgtttctattttcctaaGCGTTGCGTGTAGTGTAATTGACGACGTCTCAGTGAACGTTTACTCGTAAAACGCGTTGGCGGTGTTTCGTAGTCGGTAAGTAGTCGCCGAGTAGTCGTCGCGCAAACTGCATTCATCGAGCTTTTCCGTTATACTCCTTGTAATTTCAGAGAACTTCAATTAGTTTCAGTGTTAAAAACCATACaacaagaaagaaattattcttTATCCAATTGAATTCTTATAAAGAAACATGTACCTCAAGGTTGGTCAATTGCAGTTTTTATCAAAATCTTTCTAATTCGAGGTGAGTCATTGATAATACTTTATACACCGATGTTTAACACTGATGATTTAATAGCAATGAGAGACAGGTTGAAATTGCGAAGTTATCAGTAACATCATATTCTTCATTTTAAGAAAGGAATTTTTTAGTAGGAAATTGGTAAATATTGTTTGATATTGTTTTTTtagagaaaatttattttaatggtAGTTTTGGACAAGCGTGTAGAAGAGTGGAACAGGTGCAAGAAAAAAGCCACATTGTAAACCCTCTTCTATCagtaacaatattaatattgtttttcaCTGTGTGCATTATCAGAGAGCATTCTTATATGTacagtatacaatttttaaatatctataGATTTGATaacaaaacaaataaaattttacgaattacaatttacatatttcaatttatattcaaTCATTCAATAgtcatattttgtataaaatttaattaaaaagagaGTGATCGATTAtcttaatatttaatgaattctgttataaatcatatttatcaaatatttttaatattatctaTTAACCACAAACTATTAAAGTATTACTATTAAACTACAAACTATTACTTGTCAATTCACTAATATCATTAGTTAGTACATTATTGT
Encoded proteins:
- the LOC126867845 gene encoding uncharacterized protein LOC126867845: MTESSKKMEDIYEEFTNQVDRINYLIKQFTELEETNGKQKKDRYYWNSHLSTLSMNIWAGQVKYLELQKKEASLKKAISKATNVIDLKQQELKDLITKRTTYFTKQCDKFRIKGIRYTNNFLHAQTEYTNKNLRDKIEEFQKQYQQMYNELPTFAEKLSNLETISNSEETETASKVNFVLTNITTINTYKLLQITCAQNMLRKLENEIKQKRMILNNVQNK